The genomic window TTTGCCAAAGTTCCTGCTGCAGTATGAGTCAGCATATTCAGCGCCGCTTTCGCCATATTCGTATGCGGATGACGGTCTTCCTTGAAATCACGGTAAAACTTCCCTTCCATAGCCGAAACATTGATAATGTGTTTTTTGCCTGTATGGTCTTTTTTCATCACTTCCGAAAGACGGTTGCATAATACAAAAGGCGCAACAGAATTGACCAATTGTACTTCAATCATTTCGGTAGTTTCAATTTGACCTAATTTCAATCGCCAACTGTTTACTTTTCGCAAATCGACTTGTTGCAAATCGGCATCAAGTTCTCCTTCCGGAAAAACTTCTTGCGCTACCAAGGCATTATCAAACGAATACGGAATTTGAGACAATTTAGCGGAAGCCCGCAAACCAATTCCAGGTTCAGGTCCATGCCAAGTTACCGGCATATTCTGATTAGATGAAGCTCCCGAAGTCAATACTTTCAATTCGTCCAAACAATTGGTGTGATCCAATAATAATTCTTGAGCCTCTTTTGGCAAAGCGTTTATCGATAGTTCTTCGTTTTCCATCAAATGCGTATAAAAACCCGCAGGTCTTCTCACAGTTTGCGCCGCATTATTAATCAGAATATCCAATCGTCCGTATTTTTGCTCAATAAAATTGCAGAAAATCTCCACACTAGGAATATGCCGTAAATCCAATCCGTGAATTTTTAGGCGATGTCCCCATTCATTAAAATCTTCTTCTTTGGCAAAACGCAAAGCCGAATCGACAGGAAAACGAGTCGTAGCAACAACAGTCGCTCCACCACGCAATAACATCAACGTAATATGATAACCAATCTTCAAACGAGAACCTGTAATGACAGCAATTTGCCCTTTTACATCAGCCGTTTGAAAACGTTTGGCATAATTAAAATCACCGCAATCGGCGCACATCGTGTCATAAAAATGGTGCATTTTGGTAAATTCCGTTTTGCATACGTAACATTTTCGAGCTGTTTCTAATTCTAGTTGTTCCTTAATAGCAAGGTCATTTTGTGCTAATAATTTTGGAGCCACAAAAACACTCGCTTCACGAGCCGAACGAATTCCGGTTTCTTTACGAGCCGTTCGGTCTTTCTTTTCCTGTTTGCGTTTAGCTACAGCTTTTCCGTCTTTTTTTCGTTTGGCAAATTCATCACGATCCGGACGTGAAAATTGTCCCGCTGCTTTGATTAAAGCGATTCGCTGTTCTTTTGGAATTTCAAATATTTGATTTGTATCGATATTTAATTGTGATAAAATAGCAATACATTTATCAATTTCTTCGGAAGTTATGGTGGTTTTATTTTGTATTTCTTCGTTTACCATTGTATAAAAAAGGCATTTACTTTAGCTAAAATACCAAGGCTGCAAATATAGTGTTTAAAGTCTAAAACTATTTCGCAGAGATACACAAAACAGACACAGAGCTTCGCAAAGTTTAATTTTTTGTTTTTGAAATTTTAAAAAATCTCTGTGTATCTTCGCATTCTCTTTGTGAACCTTTGCGTAATTTCTATGTTATTCCAAATCAAATCTTATTTAAAATTCCTTTGGCATTCCAAAAATGAACACGCAGTGCATTCGCCATTTGTATTTACTTTGATTACCAAATGTTTTTATGACAGGAAATCAAAACCAGAATATCAAATTTTAAAAGACTATAGAAATTCACTTTTAAAAAATAAAAACACTATTGAAGTAACTGATTTTGGTGCAGGTTCTAGAGTTTTTAAATCCAATACAAGGCAAATTAGCCAAATTGCCAAAACCGCAGGAATTAGTCCAAAGCGTGCGGAATTATTATTCAGAATTACGAATTATTTCCAGCCAGATACAATTTTAGAAATTGGCACATCATTAGGATTAGCCACTTCTTCCCTAGCCTTGGGAAATCCAAAAGCATTTAT from Flavobacterium eburneipallidum includes these protein-coding regions:
- a CDS encoding SDR family NAD(P)-dependent oxidoreductase, which encodes MVNEEIQNKTTITSEEIDKCIAILSQLNIDTNQIFEIPKEQRIALIKAAGQFSRPDRDEFAKRKKDGKAVAKRKQEKKDRTARKETGIRSAREASVFVAPKLLAQNDLAIKEQLELETARKCYVCKTEFTKMHHFYDTMCADCGDFNYAKRFQTADVKGQIAVITGSRLKIGYHITLMLLRGGATVVATTRFPVDSALRFAKEEDFNEWGHRLKIHGLDLRHIPSVEIFCNFIEQKYGRLDILINNAAQTVRRPAGFYTHLMENEELSINALPKEAQELLLDHTNCLDELKVLTSGASSNQNMPVTWHGPEPGIGLRASAKLSQIPYSFDNALVAQEVFPEGELDADLQQVDLRKVNSWRLKLGQIETTEMIEVQLVNSVAPFVLCNRLSEVMKKDHTGKKHIINVSAMEGKFYRDFKEDRHPHTNMAKAALNMLTHTAAGTLAKDGIFMNAVDTGWVTDEDPAELAKKKQEEQDFQPPLDIVDGAARVMDPLFDGINTGKHWSGKFLKDYYPIAW
- a CDS encoding O-methyltransferase produces the protein MLFQIKSYLKFLWHSKNEHAVHSPFVFTLITKCFYDRKSKPEYQILKDYRNSLLKNKNTIEVTDFGAGSRVFKSNTRQISQIAKTAGISPKRAELLFRITNYFQPDTILEIGTSLGLATSSLALGNPKAFITTLEGCPETAKIAQLQLQKFNINNVKSVVTEFSTYFKTQNPQPTTYNLIYFDGNHSKTATLAYFELLLPTITNDSVWIFDDIHWSQGMEEAWEEIKNHPKVTVTIDTFQWGLVFFRREQPKEHFVIRL